In Dehalococcoidales bacterium, the sequence GGTGTGATCTTTGTGCGGCTGCCTACGACAAAGCGCGGTGGGCAGAAACCAATCCGGAGTTGACACTGCTCACGAGCCGATTGAGTGATGGGGCGACTGTACTTGATGTTGGCTGCGGGGCTGGTGTGCCAATCGCACGGGCTCTTGCCGAGCGCTTCATCGTCACGGGGGTAGATATCTCCTGTGAGATGATCAGCCGCGCGCACGTGAACGTACCGGAGGGGAGATTCATACTCGGGGACATCATGTCAGTCGAGTTCCCACCGTCCTGCTTCGATGCGGCGGTTGCGTTCTACTCAATCTTCCATCTCCCTCGCGAGGAACACCCCTGTTTGTTCCAACGGATTCACGGATGGCTCAAGCCAGGAGGATATCTGCTGGCAACCGTCAGTCAGTTCAGCGAGGCGCCATACACGGAAGACGATTTCCATGGGGTCACGATGTACTGGAGTAACCTGGGTCTTGAGGATTACAAGAAGACCTTGTCGGAGATCGGGTTTGCTCTTCTTGAGACAACGGTCATCGGACACGGCTATCGAGAGGCAAGCGGTACGCCTGAAGAGTGTCATCCTCTCATCTTCGCCCGGAAGGGCTGAACAGAAGATGAGATATATTATTTGTGATACAGCAACAAAAAGGTTGGATAATAGTAAATGCCTACAATAACGAAAAAGCAGATAGGTGTGGCCTTGGACATGCATGGCTGCCCGAATCGTTGCCGGCACTGCTATCTGGGTTTTGGCACGAACTACAAGCTTACGGATGATGATCTTTGCTGGATGGCTTCGCAATTTCGGCACTACTTAGAGACAACTGACATAACTGTTGAGTCTCTATACATTCAGTCATGGTTTCGTGAACCCGATTTCTCGGATGAATATCGTCATCTCTACGAATTGGAAGATGAGCTCAGTGACGGGAAACCAGAGCGTTACGAACTACTCAGTGTCTGGCGTCTGGCCCACGACAAAGAGTATGCATCCTGGGCAAAGTCAGTAGGCCCGGACACCTGCCAAATAACCTTCTTCGGAATGGAAGAAACAACTGACTGGTTCCATCGTCGGAAGGGAGCCTTCAAAGATGCCCTAACGGCCACAGAACGACTCCTTGAAGTTGGTATGAAGCCACGCTGGCAGATCATTCTCACAAAGAAGCTACTACCAGAAATGGATGACCTTCTACGTTTGATTGATCGTCTCAAGCTGCGTAAACGTGTACAAGATCCGGGTAGTGAGTTTCAACTGTTTGTGCATGCGCCAGATCCGCTTCATGAAGGACGCAAGATAGAATACCTGCGTCCTACGGCGGAAGAAGTAACATCACTCTCTGAGGACATTCTGATACCGTCAAGAAAGCATCTTAATAGAACCACTCTATGGCAGACAGAAGGAGAGTTGTATGCATCCATTCTGAAAGACGAAGAAATCCGCCCTAAAGATGAAAGAGTGCTTGAAGAACCTCAACAATTCTGGTTCTTTGTCACCAACAACTGGGATGTTTACTCAAATGTAGGAACGCTTGAACCATGGTGGAAACTTGGTAATCTTAAGACAGATTCTGTAGAAAACATCGTGCGACGATTCGAGAAAGATGAGATCCCAGGACTTGATG encodes:
- a CDS encoding class I SAM-dependent methyltransferase translates to MKQANAPNTDYKALVRQGCDLCAAAYDKARWAETNPELTLLTSRLSDGATVLDVGCGAGVPIARALAERFIVTGVDISCEMISRAHVNVPEGRFILGDIMSVEFPPSCFDAAVAFYSIFHLPREEHPCLFQRIHGWLKPGGYLLATVSQFSEAPYTEDDFHGVTMYWSNLGLEDYKKTLSEIGFALLETTVIGHGYREASGTPEECHPLIFARKG